Part of the Acomys russatus chromosome 19, mAcoRus1.1, whole genome shotgun sequence genome, GTCCGTCCTTTCCCTGGCTAAACAGATAGGTGGTGCCAGGTAGTGGGCAGGTTCCACTGGTGTGGTGGATAAGCACTAGTGGTACTGGGGCTTCTAGCTTCTCAGTGTCCCCCTGCCTGAGGTGCAACTCATCCCACACCCtgaacacccccccacccccgagctcTGCAGAAACTGGCAGCCAGACAGGAAGAAGGGTTTCATGCCAATAATTTATTGAACGGAGGTCTGTACACAGGCAAACCTTACTGTGGAAACTAAGACACCAGGggctctccccactccccactttcAGGATGGGTAGGGAGGAAGCCTtgggagcagagggcagaggggaatacagctggggaggggggcgggttgGATGGTGTGAATTGAcgttttctttaagaaaaaaattataacaatCTATTTACACCCAGGGgccaggggagggaagaggaggtgggctGGGCTGGTTCTATTTACAAGGGACatgaggggcaggggaaggagtggtagtctgggggaggggaggggaccaaGGGGGTAGAAGGTCCTCAGGCCCCAAACCCcctgtccttctttctcttccctccccgcAACCAGTTAAAATCCTCTTTAAAAAGCCCACCGCACAGGTGAGGCTGGTGAGGGAGCCTGGATGCTGGGGTAGTTCATTTACCTCTGCCCTCTGGTCTAGGCCCAGCCAGGGCAGGATCTTGATGGGCTATGGCCCGCTTCCCAGCCCCACCTGGGGGTTCCCAGATGGATGTGGAGGGGTCGGCGGCGGGGCCCTCAGGAAGAATTAGCGAGGGTAGGTGTGGCATCGGATGCCTGCCAGTCTTGGCTGGTCTGAGTCTCAGTTAAAgctgaaggagagggaaggagtggaCAGTTAGCCCTGCATCATCACACCCTCACGCCGACAGCTTCAACAAGCTGGCGACTGCCGCTCCAAGTCAGGGCTACAAACTCAGATGCCAAAGGGCCAGCCCGACACTAAAGTGGCTCACACCAGGGAGCCAGGCACCATGGAAGAAAGGGGGCAGCTGATATAGTGCCAACTGCCATCAGGGGACAGGCAGGCCATGGCTGCCAAGTCAGATTTTCTTCtcccaaagaaacaagaaatctggttttgtttttgacccAAAATGGCCCTAACACGTGGGCAACTTTCTGTTAATTTGTTCAGACCAAAGAATGTTTGGTCTTCCCGTTAGCATTTGAACACAAACGTGGGCACTACTGCCCTATGAAGCTGGttgctggccaggtgtggtggcacgcgcctttaatcccagcactcgggaggcagaggcaggtgcatcactgtgagttcgaggccagcctggtctacaaagtgagtctaggacagccaaggctacacagaccctgtcttgaaaaaccaaaaaaaaaaaaggggggggggggcctggttGCTGACATACTGTAAAATATGTCTTTGTCATCAAATGTCAACAACTTAAAGCCATCAGGGAACTACAGAAGCCCACGTGACATGCACTGCTTAAGCCTCAGCACATTCCCCACCTTACCTTGTGAGGACGAGGTGAGGGCAGCAGGGCCTGCTGGGGACCTCAAGTGAGGAGGGATGAGAATGGCATTGAGAGACGGTTGGATGGAGAGTTCTAGAAACAGGAATTGACATGTTCAGAGGGGCAGGCTTATGAGTGCTAGGATggggcaccaagcaaggacctaGTCATTGGCATGGCCAGGTGGTAGGGACTAGCCACAAGACTCTGAGGTGTGAACTGGAAAAGGCCCAGCATCCAGCCGCAATGTGGAGACAGCTGGCCGAGCCTTAGGGCCTCCATGCCCTCTCTGCTCCCTAGTCCTGTCTGCATTCAACACCAAGCCTCTCCATGTTCCCCCAACAACTCCACTGGCCCCAAGCTGTGCTCTCACCACCAGGACTGAAGTTGAAGAGGGGGGGAAGTGGGCGGTTGTTGGGGAGCTGGGTTCCAGGACACCGCAGTTCATCAAAGAAGCTGTGGGCACAGGCCTCTAGTGGGGAGAGCCTTGAAGATGGAGTGTACTCCAGCAGGCTTGAGCAGAGTGCAATGGCCTCAGGTGGTGTCCGAGATTTGAACACCTGTGGGTAGAATTCAGATGGTGAGACGTGCTGTGACCCCTAagtggtgtgtgtcactgtgcccacctatggctgcctgcctcccaaacaacccccctccccagTGAGGAAACAGGCATAAGCACCGCGATGGGCAGCCAGCTCAGGGTCCACGACTTAATGAATCCTGATGCTAAACTCTGTTTACTTGCCACCACACAAATGGGAATCTTGTATTTACCTATGGGTTCCCAACTTTTACAATTCTATAAACTTCGCGATCTCAAAGTGTTGTTGACTGTGTCTCTGGACAACTTCAGATATCACCCCcaccataatttatttttatttttttagatgtgtttacttatgtatatgaatgttttgcctgtgtacatgtgtgttagccacatgcatgcctgtaggatcccctggaactgggcttacaggtggttgtgagccgccatgtgggtgctgggaatcgaacccaggtcctctgcaagagtaacaagtgctcttaactacttagccatctctcgagccccgcAAGCCATGATATTTCAGCCAGGTTCCCACAGCAGGTGGCCTCCAAGGGGACCCACCCTTCAGCCATGCTTCCCAAGTCCCTATTTCTGCCCCTACCTTTGTCCAGGGGTGAGCTTTGATCTGGGGGAACTTGAACTCTGTGTAGTTGGGGTTCATCTCTCGGATTTGTTCCCTAGTTGGTGTTCCTAGTACCTGTAAAGGAAAgtggggttttgagacaagggccgTTTCCTCAGgtgccccattcccctccccgcTTTCCCTGGTCCTGGCCCTGTCCTCACCTTGATGATCTCCACAAGCTGGTCCACCCCACTGTCCCCAGGGAAGATGGGTTGGCCAAGCAGCAGCTCAGCCAGTACACAGCCAGCTGACCACACATctgaagggaaggacagagggttaGCACTGGACAGCCAAGCCGCCCAGCCCACTCCTTTTGCCAACACTGCTCCTCATGGCTGTCTACAGAGGcactgcagcagcagccactgtctCAAGACAGTCGGTGCTCACAGCCCTCATGCCCTGTGAGTGACCCCAACGAGCCCTTCTCTGCTCCTCATCCAGGCCAACACGAGGCCTGACCCTTTCAGTCCTGGGCTACCCTCACCACCTGGCCTCTGTCCTGCCACGGGAAGAGCCGTGGCCTCGCCTGCTCACCCCTCCTACGCTGTACCGTGACCTGCACGGTACAAGTTCCCACCTAAGAACCTCAAGGCTCCTCAGACGGACACTCTTCTTCAAACCTTCCCAGACATGTTCTCATTTCAGCTCTCCCTCAGGATCAGAAAGGCAGGCCCGGGGAGCAGGCCATACCCTCATGGTGACGCTTCCCAAGTAGCTGCCAGCCCCTTCCCCAAATAAGAACAGGCTGACCAAGAGGTCCTAGGCGGAAGTGGACTCTGCAGTAAGTCAGACTTGAGGCCTCAGCCCTGCCCTGGCTGGCTCTGCAGTCCCTGCGGTGGCTGCTAGCTACTCTAACTAGACGCAGCAGCAGCCTGCTGGGCCTCTGAGCACTAGTAAAGGACACAGAGCGAGCGCTCATCACCAAGACCGTCACTCCCCAACTGACCTATGGATGAGGTGTAATCTGTGGCTCCAAAGATGAGTTCTGGGGCGCGGTAGTACCGAGAGCAAATGTAGGAGACATTGGGCTCCCCCCGAACCAACTGCTTTGCACTGTGGGAAAAGAGGGCAGGGTTAACCATGGAATCCAGTGGAAGGCTCTCTCACCCCTGCAGGCCCCCCACACGCTCCAGGTCAGACCTACCTGCCAAAATCGCAGAGCTTGAGGACAGCAGTGTCAGGGTCCACAAGCAAATTCTGGGGCTTGATGTCACGGTGACACACGCCTTGGGAGTGGATGTAGGCCAAGCTCCGGAAAAGCTGGTACATGTACACCTAGGATGGGCAGGGCACAGCTCAGCTCTAGCCTGCACAACACACCGCTGGTCCGTTGGCCCATGGCCTCAACTCCTGAACTCTGTTGGAGTCCCCAAACTTTAATGGAGGACTTACGAAGACAGACCACAGGGCCCCATTCCCAGTTTTGAGTCTGAACCCTGAGGATGGCATGCTGGCATTGGGCCCCACATAAGGAGCTGCTTGCTGCTCCAGTTACCCCAGCATGAGCCTACGTGATAccatgtggtggcgcacgcctttcatcccagcactcaggaggcagaggcaggcggatcactgtgagttcgaggccagcctggtctacaaagcgagtctaggacagccagggacacacagagaaaccctgtcttgaaataccaaaaaaaaaaaaaaaaaaaaaaagtgacagcgGAAAGTCTTGGCATACCCAGGCTATGGAGCAGGcactccactcccccccccacaagcTGCCACCTTGgagggcctcagcctcccacctccAGCAGCGCCACGCACAGCTCTGCTCCAGTgtcacttcctgccttccctaCGCCCACTAACTAGAGCCTAAGTAAGGCTCTCAGTTTTGATTGGTTTTTAATCTGTATAACATCTTGATTGTATGTACATGCCTGCCTCTAGGGTAACGGGGTGACACACGTGCCATAGACTACAGGTGGCAATAGGACAACTGGCTGGTGTTGgttctttcttctcattgtttGTACCCCAGGAATTGGTCCTcaagcttagcagcaagcacctttacccatggaacctttctgggttttttgtttttttttttttttccttttgaagcaGGGTCATACCCtggttccaggctggccttgaacttgaaacctGCCTGCTCAGCCTCCCCATGCTGGGATCATAAACATGCACCACTGTGCAGCCAGGACCTTTGCATCTGCATTCTCCTGAGTCCCCTGGGCCTAAGCCAGTACCTGATATGTACAAACTGGTCAGTTGCTTGACAtccccccctcctgccctcccagcaTTCCTTTCTCACTCCCAAGCCAGGTAGGAAGGGGCTTTCAGTTTCCAGCTCCCTAAGGCCCTCTATACACCAGCAGCTCCTCAGCTTTGTCATTTTCCTTGATGGCGCCTGTCACCTCACCAAACATACTTCTTCTGTTTTAAACACATGAGagcttactatatagcccagggtggccttgaactcagagatcctcctaagtgctgggacaaaaggttcgtgccaccgtgcccagccaaACAGCTCTTCAAGGGCAAGGCCTGGGTCTCAAGTCAGCTAAGCTTCCGGAAGTGCTCAGCACAGGGGTGAGCACAGGAGCAGCCGCAGTGTGGCTCCCATGACTGGTACATGTGCAGCTGCAATCACAGGCACAGCCCAGGTACAAGGTACTGAAGCCACAGGGGACGCAGCTCCCAGGAGGGGAGAGTCCTGCCTGGCTCCTCTGAGTAGGCACACTCCTCCTCTTACTCTGTGCTTTCCTGAACGGCACTGGTCCTACTGTGTGGAGCAGTTCCTTTTCCACCCCCTTGGCCTTGGCTTAGCCGAGCCCATTTACAAGCCACAGAGCTGAGGATGGGGAACAGAAGCCTCCCAAGCCTCCCACCCTGGAGGATAAGAGCCCAGACACAGGTGGCCCCGGCCGGGCCTAGGGCTGGGCTCCAgcagcctgcctgcctaccttgACGTAGATGATAGGGATGACCAGCTTGGCCTTGGTAAAGTGACGGGCCACTCGGTACACCGTCTCGGGCACGTATTCCAGCACCAGATTTAAATACAGCTCATCTTTCTGGAGAGCAAAATAGAGATGTGAGGCGTCttaagaagggggggggggggggcggctggagagatggttcagtggttaagagcactgtctgctcttccagaggacctgagttcaattcccagcaaccacatggtggctcacaaccatctataatgtggtctgatgcgtgctgtatacataataaataaatcttaaaaaaaagaagaagagaaggaagggtgcAGACGACAGTGCGGGAAGACAGGAGCTCTCGGGAAAGGCCAGCCGCAGAATGGATAGAACTGGGGTGTGGtaacacacccccccccccccccacacacacacccagattCCCAATGTCTCACCTTCTCCCCACTGGAGTAGAAAAAGTACCGAAGCCTCACGATGTTGCAGTGGTCCAGCTTACGCATAATCTGCAGCTCTCGGTTCTTGAGGGCAAAGCGAGAGTCTCAATACATCCATTCCCGGCCTCCCTCCCCCAGTACCCTCACATCCACCAACTGTTCCCCTGTGCCCCAAACTCAAGGCTgtagggggagaaagggagggttaTTTCTTCACCCTgatcccccccccatctcccccccaccccccgctcatATGCAAGCTGGAGACTGATGGGCCAGTCAGTCCGGGGCCACTAATGTGTTTTCTTCAACCTGCTTTTGAGAAGTTTTCTAACCTATAAAGCCTGATTATTTGCCTCATCAAGCCGGTCCTCGGCATCTCTTGAAAAATTGACTGAAGCAAGGCCTAGTGGTGCTGGCCTGTAATCTCTGCTACTCAGAGGGCTAAGGTgggaggatttcaagttcaaggacagtcaaAAGAGAAAGAGTGCTAGGGCTCTAGCTAGCTCAGTCAGTGGTCTAGCCCTCACATAGCATGGGCAAACCTCTGGGTTCACTCCCACTGCCACCAAAACTAAGGAGATCAGAGCACGCAGACACCACCGAGCACTGGCACAAGCAGCAGTGGACACGCGGTGGCTGCCTGGTTCACCGTGACCCCCATCACTTTCCCCGAAGTACTGGGGGCGCCACTCTAGCTTAGATCCTAGACTCCAGACTTCTAATCTCATCTTCCACTCACGCCTGAGCCTCTTCCCACTGTCCCAGCCTCTAGGGCCTCAGATCCTGCTCATGTGTGCAGTTCAGCTCTATCAAGGTCTGACCAAGACCCCAGCGCCACTCactgcccagccccaccccagcccgctatcccatctcatctcatctggcacccacagagcacccttcccccccacccccgcacagaGCCCGGCACCAAGACAAGGGGCCTAGGTGAGCGCTGTAAGGCCTGGATTCCTCTGGGTACCCGCTGACACCTGAGGCACAGCGTGACCTTCAGAGCTACCAGCATCAGCCTTAGCAGACTTTGTGCTGGAAGAGATGTGACCTAGGGGTTGAGGAGGACTTGTGAGTCAAACAGGCCCGAGCCTATCCCTGAGGGACCCTTACTGTGCAGCTTCACTTCTGCTGACTTGGAGCAGGAACAGCAGTACCTGCCCTCAGAGCCTCTCTGGGTAAATTAAATTAGAACTTGCCTGTCAAGCACTTACACTGAGGAAATGCCCAGTAAACACTAGCACTCAGCTGTTCTGAAATTTACATTTCCCATCTTCCCCTTAGttcattcccttccttcctcctctcctcaggcCCATGCTTAGGTCCCGCCGAAACCCCAGGCTCAGGCTGACGAGCTGTGTCAACAGATGGACATGCTTGCCACGCAGCCCTCACGATCTGAGTTCGAGTCCTGCCTGGATCCACAGTGGAACAACCAGCTCCCACCAGCTGCCCCGACCTCCATGTACACACCACAGCACACTTAAGCCAGCCATGCAGAcatcatgcatgtgcacattgtAACAAATAAGTCCTATCAAGAACATGAAATTCCAGGCTGCAACTCTACTGCTGAGCACTCAGCACTCAGTCCCAGTGCCCAAACCTCCCGGCCACCCAAGCTACCTTGAACCTTTTGTCCTGAAGAACCTTCTTGATGGCCACCAGCTCCCTTGTCTCTGCCAGCCGTGCCTGGTACACGACGCCGAATGAGCCATTCCCAATCACTTTGATGTCGGTGTAAGCCACCTCCTGAGAACGCTCTGGGCCTTGGCCTAGAGTGGCCACCACTGTGGTCACCTTCCCGCTGTCACCTAAGGAACCAAGGGGATATAATCTATGGATCTTTCCTCTCTGGCCACCATAGCCCAGAGAGGGAAAGCTCACTGCGGGGGAAGGGACAGTGATTACTCTGTGGTTTGATACCTAAGCATGAGATTAGGACCTAAAGCCTCCCCCAAGGAACCCTAAATTCTGCCTCCTGTGTAGCAGGGCACCAACATACACACTTATTTTCCATTAGTGGGTAAAGCACCTTCTAATTCCTACTTCTAGCAACCAGCTGTGAGGTCACTTGGTGGTGGGGGCCACTGACACCACAGGTGTAGAATCCAGCCCCACTACGTTTCCCCAGCCTTTGGCCTCTTCCGCAGGGCAGGCACGAGGTACCACCTTCCCCTCAAAGGAGCAGAAGCAATGGGGGTGTTCCTTCTTCAGGAAAGCACTGGCCATATTCTCACAGCCCCCAAACACCGACTTGGAAATCCTCCCTGGCTGACAGAAATGAACTGACTGAAGTGCCACTGGCCTAACCCTCActtggggtgggcatgggggggAGCGGGGACAGGGGctgttattctttctttgcattGGAAAGTGCACTGGCCTGGCCCCTCTCCATCTGTGTGGTCCAGAGTAGCACCTAACCTGACAACGGAGCAGCTAATCTCCAAGACAGCTGGGGGAATATTCCAGCCTGGGGCCTCTGGAGTAGCAACAAACCTTGGTGCCATTCCTAGTGACCCACTCCCTTCAGTAAACTTATAAACAATTTCTATTTGGGGGGGGGCAATGAGTGACACTTTGAAAAATAATCCTATATggctaattttcttttaaaagagccAATGCCAGCCACTTCAAAACCATATTTTATAATAGGTGTGACTCTTGCCCCCCCCATTCCATTTTTGCTAAACGGCCCccccattatttttaaaaagaatcccgACAATGAGCTTGATTTGGAGCCCGTGTCGAGTCTCAGTCTGTTCTTACTTGTAAACAGCAATGATTACTTACTGCCATCATTGGGGACACAAGTCTACACATTTTCAGTGGGTTAGGTGCTAATGCCAGGCCTTATGGTTTAAACCTGGCCCTGTTCTGTGGGAACATTAGTAATCCTGGGTCTGTATTTCCAAAAGATATTCAATCCAAATCCCCACTTTTTGATGGAAGGAAATGAGcagccccatcctctctctctcttttttttttttttttttacagatggTGGCAGCGATCTTATTCTTGTCTCTTAGGGGACAGTAATCCTAGTTCACTGGCAAGTAACTATGACCTCTGATGCTGTTCTTTAGTGATGGCAACGTCGTCAAGTACTTGAGACCTTGATGGCTGGGAGAGTGGGATCTGTGACCTCTGTTTCTCGGGTGTTGATAATTCTGATTCTAAACTCCAAGTGATGGTACCCCCAAACTCCTTTATCTGGGGGACTGGGAGCTCAGATCCCGGGTTGAAGAAGCACGGTGACCCCGAGCTTCTATCTGGGTACATAAAAGAATCTGATCGCCCTTTTGATGGGCTTAGGAAGCCCAGATCACCACCCCACAGGTCGCCCCTAAGTACTCACGGCCCAGCTTCACTCCGGGCGGCGGGAAGCTGGTGCCCGCGCCGGGGCCACCGCTGCCTCCTCCGCCGCTGCCGCTGGGGCCACCCCCGGAGCTCGAGGCTCCCACGCCCCCACCCATAGCCCCGACTGACGCCTTCCCGCCGCCAGTGCCTCCTGGGCCGGAGGCCGAGCCCCCGGGGCCGCCGCCAccgcctccgcctccgccgcCTGGCTCCGCGAACGAGCTGGTCCGCGCCCGGCCCGAGCCCCCAGGGCCGCCTCCCGAAGGCCCGCCGCCGCTCATGGCGCCGAGCGCAGGCCCAGGCCGCGGGGCTCGGGCTGCCTGGGCTGCCCCCGCCGCTGCCTCTGCCGCCGCCTCCCCTGGGCTCCGGCCTCTTCCAGGCCGCGCCGTTCGGGCTCCGGCTCCGGCCCAGCGCCCGCCGCGGGGCACGCCGGGAGATGAAGTCCCTCTGCCGTCGGCTTCGTTGTCACCACCCTCAACCCGCAAAGCACGCCGGGAACTGGAGTTCTCAAGGCCTCAGAGCACCTGGTcgcgaggcgggggggggggggcggtttgcGTTGCACGCCGGGAAATGGAGTCCTGAGTAATGTCACCGGACTCTGCCAAAAGCCTACTCTGAAGCACCTCGGAAAACACAAAGCCACACACGTACTACACAGAGGCAGGTAGCAAGCTCCTTAGAGTATCTCAGATATAATGTCTTAGCCAATCCATTCCTGAGCAGCATCCAACCCTGATGCACGCCGGGAAATGGAGTCCGGTCACCCACCTACTCTATGGGCTGTCAGTGACTTCCTGCGCCGGATGCATTCTGGGAAATCGAGTCCGCACCCATGAATACTCAGTTCTCGAGCTGTGAGGCACACTGGGAAATGGAGTCGTCACCACGCCCTCACCGCATTGCAGGTGTTGAGCGGTCCATAAAACACGCTAGGAAATGAAGCGTCAGGTGGTCCTCAAACCCCAAGTAGATACTGTAACTGGAAGAGATAGGATAGGAAACCGAGAGGACATCGTGCTCGCTCGGCCCTGTTAGCTCCGCCGCAGTTCCTTCCGGGAAATGTAGTCGACACCAAGAGTTAAGCGCGTCGCTTCAGTGAGCCTGGTTTCTTCTGGGAAATGAAGTTCGGCACGGCCTCACCATTGACGAAGCGGACGGGAGCTGCTAGCTGCTAGAAGCATGCTGGGAATAATCCACAGTAGAATCTGACCCTTTGTGAAGCCAGGCTCAGGGACTTGGTGGGAACTGTAGTCCAAATGGGAGTCCTGTAGCTGAGAGTGTAGGTGAAAGGTTAAGGACAGCAGTTCCCAGGAGAAACTGTAATGTTACTATGTATCCTCCCTGGTCCTTAGGTCGTAGGAACTAAACCGCTCAGTGACTGCTGGAAAAAGGAGTCCCAAGTGGCCACATAttaggaagagggaaaaaaaacgtCTCCTCCCCGATTCAGTGAACTCTCCCGACCCTGTTTCAGAACACTTGTTTTCGGACAGTAGCAATATGGTTAGGACCAAGAGGATGAGCTGCAGGACGAGAcagaaagtgggggaaggagagagagagagagagatttctgtcCTGAATCCCCATTCAATTATTTTACGTCTACCCTCTTCCTAAATTACAGGATTCTAGGGAATCCAAATGAAGG contains:
- the Gsk3a gene encoding glycogen synthase kinase-3 alpha, encoding MSGGGPSGGGPGGSGRARTSSFAEPGGGGGGGGGGPGGSASGPGGTGGGKASVGAMGGGVGASSSGGGPSGSGGGGSGGPGAGTSFPPPGVKLGRDSGKVTTVVATLGQGPERSQEVAYTDIKVIGNGSFGVVYQARLAETRELVAIKKVLQDKRFKNRELQIMRKLDHCNIVRLRYFFYSSGEKKDELYLNLVLEYVPETVYRVARHFTKAKLVIPIIYVKVYMYQLFRSLAYIHSQGVCHRDIKPQNLLVDPDTAVLKLCDFGSAKQLVRGEPNVSYICSRYYRAPELIFGATDYTSSIDVWSAGCVLAELLLGQPIFPGDSGVDQLVEIIKVLGTPTREQIREMNPNYTEFKFPQIKAHPWTKVFKSRTPPEAIALCSSLLEYTPSSRLSPLEACAHSFFDELRCPGTQLPNNRPLPPLFNFSPGELSIQPSLNAILIPPHLRSPAGPAALTSSSQALTETQTSQDWQASDATPTLANSS